A single window of Salvia splendens isolate huo1 chromosome 6, SspV2, whole genome shotgun sequence DNA harbors:
- the LOC121809306 gene encoding protein translation factor SUI1 homolog 1-like — protein MVEVDITIPSAFDPFAEAKDSGTKEYVHIRIQQRNGKKSLTTVQGLKKEFSYEKILKDLKKEFCCNGNVVQDKELGKVIQLQGDQRKNVSHFLTTAGLVKKDQIKIHGF, from the coding sequence ATGGTTGAGGTAGACATTACAATTCCATCTGCTTTTGACCCATTTGCTGAGGCCAAGGACTCGGGGACCAAGGAATATGTGCATATTCGCATCCAGCAGAGGAATGGGAAGAAAAGCTTAACGACAGTGCAGGGGCTGAAAAAGGAATTCAGCTACGAGAAGATTCTGAAAGATCTGAAGAAGGAGTTTTGCTGCAACGGCAACGTGGTCCAGGACAAGGAGCTGGGCAAGGTGATTCAGCTGCAGGGCGATCAGCGCAAGAATGTCTCGCACTTCTTGACCACTGCTGGCCTCGTCAAGAAAGATCAGATCAAGATTCATGGCTTCTAA
- the LOC121809951 gene encoding uncharacterized protein LOC121809951 isoform X1, with protein sequence MKVTIEKGVAPEKPPRRKTRSGVRLRRESGAPAAKRSSRPETPLLRWKFDEKNVAVEEEEDKSGEVARRRKRAGASSRKLAAGLWRLRLAELQDNVGQGGGGLQSRGGHFRASIYCCHADRAHHEDPDSPHSVSGPKHGLPYKILNTTFYSEIENPLYTMQFEPSSQFPNYAMEGATKWDPDGWKASDEVKQIFGPTKPNNEHRASSAKVISALEAELEKARARINELETDRRSSKKKLEQFLHKLSDERAAWRSREHEKVRAIIDDMKADVSREKKNCQRLEIVNSKLVNDLADAKVSAKHYLREYEKERKARALIEEVCDELAKEIGEDKAEVEALKRESMKFREEVDEERKMLQMAEVWREERVQMKLVDAKVMLEEKYSQMNMLIADLEPFLNSRSDSQEIKKADFLRQTATSLNIQDVRELTYEPPNSDDIFSVFEDVNFGESNAREVEPSVGYTPASHASKMHTVSPEIKMLNKDASHRTSNVYMNQSGELEEDASEWETVSHPEDQVSSYSPDGSNPSVNKNFWASNVSMNETEWEKVGGQEGPIMEINEVASARLRQLKKVSSISKLWRSCPSNGDSYKIISIDGRNGRLSNGRLSSAGVMSPDHGSGKGCLSPQDLSGQWSSPDTGNPHVNRTMKGCIEWPRTAQKNSLKARLLEARMECQKVQLRQVLKHKI encoded by the exons ATGAAGGTCACAATAGAGAAAGGTGTCGCTCCCGAGAAGCCGCCGCGCCGCAAAACCCGTTCGGGGGTCCGATTGAGAAGAGAATCCGGAGCTCCGGCTGCGAAGCGGAGCAGCCGACCGGAGACCCCTTTACTTAGGTGGAAGTTCGATGAGAAGAATGTAGCtgtggaggaggaagaggacAAGTCCGGGGAAGTCGCTCGCCGGAGGAAAAGGGCCGGGGCTTCCTCCAGGAAGCTCGCCGCCGGCCTGTGGCGGCTGCGGCTGGCGGAGCTGCAGGATAATGTCGGTCAAGGAGGAGGAGGGCTTCag TCTCGAGGTGGCCATTTCAGAGCCTCAATCTATTGTTGCCATGCTGACAGAGCGCATCATGAGGATCCCGACTCTCCACACTCCGTCTCTGGTCCTAAACATGGTCTTCCCTACAAG ATTTTGAATACTACATTTTATTCTGAAATTGAAAATCCTCTTTACACCATGCAGTTTGAGCCTTCTTCTCAATTTCCAAACTATGCAATGGAGGGTGCAACAAAGTGGGATCCCGATGGTTGGAAAGCATCGGATGAAGTGAAGCAAATATTTGGCCCAACAAAGCCTAATAATGAGCACCGAGCAAGTTCTGCTAAGGTAATATCTGCTCTTGAGGCAGAACTGGAGAAGGCTAGAGCAAGAATCAATGAGCTTGAAACTGACCGTAGATCTTCAAAGAAGAAACTAGAGCAATTCTTGCATAAACTTAGCGATGAAAGAGCTGCATGGCGGAGCAGAGAGCATGAGAAAGTCCGTGCTATTATAGATGATATGAAAGCTGATGTGAGCAGGGAGAAGAAGAACTGTCAAAGGCTCGAGATCGTCAATTCTAAGCTGGTAAACGATTTGGCTGATGCCAAGGTATCAGCCAAGCATTACCTGCGGGAATACGAGAAGGAAAGGAAGGCCAGAGCACTGATAGAGGAGGTTTGTGATGAGCTAGCCAAAGAGATTGGAGAAGACAAGGCTGAAGTGGAAGCGTTGAAGAGAGAGTCGATGAAATTCCGGGAGGAAGTCGAcgaagagaggaagatgttgcAAATGGCCGAGGTCTGGCGTGAGGAGCGAGTTCAAATGAAGTTGGTCGATGCCAAGGTGATGCTCGAAGAAAAGTACTCCCAGATGAACATGCTTATAGCAGATCTTGAGCCGTTCCTGAATTCAAGATCCGATTCGCAGGAGATAAAGAAAGCAGATTTTTTACGGCAGACGGCCACCTCTCTTAACATACAAGATGTCCGAGAATTGACATATGAGCCCCCAAACTCTGATGACATTTTCTCCGTCTTCGAAGATGTCAATTTCGGCGAGTCCAATGCGAGGGAGGTAGAGCCGAGCGTCGGCTACACCCCTGCAAGCCATGCCTCCAAGATGCATACAGTGAGTCCTGAAATAAAGATGCTCAACAAAGACGCATCTCACAGGACTTCCAATGTGTATATGAACCAGAGTGGCGAGCTGGAAGAGGATGCGAGCGAGTGGGAAACTGTGAGCCATCCCGAGGATCAGGTCTCGAGTTACTCCCCAGACGGAAGCAACCCTTCAGTCAACAAGAATTTCTGGGCCAGCAACGTCTCAATGAATGAGACGGAATGGGAGAAAGTTGGAGGGCAGGAAGGACCAATAATGGAAATCAATGAAGTCGCCTCAGCAAGACTGAGGCAGTTGAAGAAGGTTTCTTCGATATCTAAACTATGGAGGTCGTGCCCGAGCAATGGTGATAGTTACAAGATCATATCAATCGATGGAAGGAACGGAAGGCTCTCAAATGGTAGGCTTTCTAGTGCAGGTGTCATGTCACCTGATCACGGTTCAGGAAAAGGTTGCCTTAGCCCCCAAGATTTGTCGGGACAATGGAGCTCGCCCGACACTGGAAACCCACATGTAAACCGCACTATGAAAGGGTGCATTGAATGGCCACGCACCGCGCAGAAGAACAGTTTGAAGGCGAGACTGCTGGAGGCGAGGATGGAGTGCCAAAAGGTCCAGTTGCGCCAGGTTTTGAAACACAAGATCTGA
- the LOC121806635 gene encoding reactive Intermediate Deaminase A, chloroplastic-like: MAWCAAARTFHMPAIDVGSLRLAVGIGCVSLAGANFRRSGPSPPFASLGISTDAATPVLKEAVQTDKAPAALGPYSQAIKANNMLFMSGVLGLVPETGKFVSDSVEEQTEQVLKNMGEILKASGASYASVVKTTIMLADLKDFKKVNEIYAKYFPAPAPARSTYQVAALPLDARIEIECIATLQ; the protein is encoded by the exons ATGGCGTGGTGCGCCGCCGCGAGGACTTTCCACATGCCGGCGATTGATGTCGGCTCTCTACGCTTAGCCGTCGGAATCGGCTGCGTTTCCTTGGCTGGCGCTAACTTCCGCCGCTCCGGCCCGTCGCCCCCTTTCGCTTCGTTAGGAATCTCCACTGATGCTGCTACCCCAG TTTTGAAGGAAGCTGTCCAGACAGATAAAGCCCCAGCAGCATTGGGGCCCTACTCTCAAGCCATCAAAGCAAATAATATGCTATTCATGTCTGGTGTTCTTGGACTTGTTCCTGAG ACCGGAAAGTTTGTCTCGGATAGCGTAGAAGAACAAACTGAGCAG GTACTTAAGAATATGGGTGAAATTCTCAAGGCAAGTGGTGCCAGCTATGCCTCCGTTGTTAAGACAACAATCAT GTTGGCAGATCTGAAAGACTTCAAgaaagttaatgaaatatatGCTAAAT ATTTTCCAGCACCTGCCCCAGCTCGTTCTACCTACCAGGTTGCCGCCTTACCATTGGATGCAAGGATCGAAATCGAGTGCATAGCCACACTGCAGTAG
- the LOC121809951 gene encoding uncharacterized protein LOC121809951 isoform X2, with protein MKVTIEKGVAPEKPPRRKTRSGVRLRRESGAPAAKRSSRPETPLLRWKFDEKNVAVEEEEDKSGEVARRRKRAGASSRKLAAGLWRLRLAELQDNVGQGGGGLQSRGGHFRASIYCCHADRAHHEDPDSPHSVSGPKHGLPYKFEPSSQFPNYAMEGATKWDPDGWKASDEVKQIFGPTKPNNEHRASSAKVISALEAELEKARARINELETDRRSSKKKLEQFLHKLSDERAAWRSREHEKVRAIIDDMKADVSREKKNCQRLEIVNSKLVNDLADAKVSAKHYLREYEKERKARALIEEVCDELAKEIGEDKAEVEALKRESMKFREEVDEERKMLQMAEVWREERVQMKLVDAKVMLEEKYSQMNMLIADLEPFLNSRSDSQEIKKADFLRQTATSLNIQDVRELTYEPPNSDDIFSVFEDVNFGESNAREVEPSVGYTPASHASKMHTVSPEIKMLNKDASHRTSNVYMNQSGELEEDASEWETVSHPEDQVSSYSPDGSNPSVNKNFWASNVSMNETEWEKVGGQEGPIMEINEVASARLRQLKKVSSISKLWRSCPSNGDSYKIISIDGRNGRLSNGRLSSAGVMSPDHGSGKGCLSPQDLSGQWSSPDTGNPHVNRTMKGCIEWPRTAQKNSLKARLLEARMECQKVQLRQVLKHKI; from the exons ATGAAGGTCACAATAGAGAAAGGTGTCGCTCCCGAGAAGCCGCCGCGCCGCAAAACCCGTTCGGGGGTCCGATTGAGAAGAGAATCCGGAGCTCCGGCTGCGAAGCGGAGCAGCCGACCGGAGACCCCTTTACTTAGGTGGAAGTTCGATGAGAAGAATGTAGCtgtggaggaggaagaggacAAGTCCGGGGAAGTCGCTCGCCGGAGGAAAAGGGCCGGGGCTTCCTCCAGGAAGCTCGCCGCCGGCCTGTGGCGGCTGCGGCTGGCGGAGCTGCAGGATAATGTCGGTCAAGGAGGAGGAGGGCTTCag TCTCGAGGTGGCCATTTCAGAGCCTCAATCTATTGTTGCCATGCTGACAGAGCGCATCATGAGGATCCCGACTCTCCACACTCCGTCTCTGGTCCTAAACATGGTCTTCCCTACAAG TTTGAGCCTTCTTCTCAATTTCCAAACTATGCAATGGAGGGTGCAACAAAGTGGGATCCCGATGGTTGGAAAGCATCGGATGAAGTGAAGCAAATATTTGGCCCAACAAAGCCTAATAATGAGCACCGAGCAAGTTCTGCTAAGGTAATATCTGCTCTTGAGGCAGAACTGGAGAAGGCTAGAGCAAGAATCAATGAGCTTGAAACTGACCGTAGATCTTCAAAGAAGAAACTAGAGCAATTCTTGCATAAACTTAGCGATGAAAGAGCTGCATGGCGGAGCAGAGAGCATGAGAAAGTCCGTGCTATTATAGATGATATGAAAGCTGATGTGAGCAGGGAGAAGAAGAACTGTCAAAGGCTCGAGATCGTCAATTCTAAGCTGGTAAACGATTTGGCTGATGCCAAGGTATCAGCCAAGCATTACCTGCGGGAATACGAGAAGGAAAGGAAGGCCAGAGCACTGATAGAGGAGGTTTGTGATGAGCTAGCCAAAGAGATTGGAGAAGACAAGGCTGAAGTGGAAGCGTTGAAGAGAGAGTCGATGAAATTCCGGGAGGAAGTCGAcgaagagaggaagatgttgcAAATGGCCGAGGTCTGGCGTGAGGAGCGAGTTCAAATGAAGTTGGTCGATGCCAAGGTGATGCTCGAAGAAAAGTACTCCCAGATGAACATGCTTATAGCAGATCTTGAGCCGTTCCTGAATTCAAGATCCGATTCGCAGGAGATAAAGAAAGCAGATTTTTTACGGCAGACGGCCACCTCTCTTAACATACAAGATGTCCGAGAATTGACATATGAGCCCCCAAACTCTGATGACATTTTCTCCGTCTTCGAAGATGTCAATTTCGGCGAGTCCAATGCGAGGGAGGTAGAGCCGAGCGTCGGCTACACCCCTGCAAGCCATGCCTCCAAGATGCATACAGTGAGTCCTGAAATAAAGATGCTCAACAAAGACGCATCTCACAGGACTTCCAATGTGTATATGAACCAGAGTGGCGAGCTGGAAGAGGATGCGAGCGAGTGGGAAACTGTGAGCCATCCCGAGGATCAGGTCTCGAGTTACTCCCCAGACGGAAGCAACCCTTCAGTCAACAAGAATTTCTGGGCCAGCAACGTCTCAATGAATGAGACGGAATGGGAGAAAGTTGGAGGGCAGGAAGGACCAATAATGGAAATCAATGAAGTCGCCTCAGCAAGACTGAGGCAGTTGAAGAAGGTTTCTTCGATATCTAAACTATGGAGGTCGTGCCCGAGCAATGGTGATAGTTACAAGATCATATCAATCGATGGAAGGAACGGAAGGCTCTCAAATGGTAGGCTTTCTAGTGCAGGTGTCATGTCACCTGATCACGGTTCAGGAAAAGGTTGCCTTAGCCCCCAAGATTTGTCGGGACAATGGAGCTCGCCCGACACTGGAAACCCACATGTAAACCGCACTATGAAAGGGTGCATTGAATGGCCACGCACCGCGCAGAAGAACAGTTTGAAGGCGAGACTGCTGGAGGCGAGGATGGAGTGCCAAAAGGTCCAGTTGCGCCAGGTTTTGAAACACAAGATCTGA